The DNA window AAGCAAGGCCAGAAATATGTGTTGATAAGATTTGTATCCTGGGGTGCTCATCACGACATCGGTCAAAAAGGATTTACGTTAGCCACAAAAATTAAAATAGTTGAATTACTTGCCCCTGACTTTAAAATATTCATTTCCTCTGAAGGGGAGTTGCCGGTCGGTATCTCACAATATCAGGTGAAATTCTCTCCCGATAAAATTCATGATGTCCTGGCTCATGCAGCTTTGTATATTGGCGAAGGTGCATCAATGGCTTCTGAAGCTGCTGTTCTCGGTATTCCATCTGTTTACGTCAATACTTTAGATGTGGGTTATGTTTTAGATGAAGCAAAGGCAGGTCTGGTATTTAATTTCAGAGATGAGAAGGGTGTTATAGTACAGATAAAAGAATTAATGCAGCAGAATGATCTTCAAAAGAGTTTCCGGGAGAAAAGAGCTGAATTTCTAAAGGACAAAATTGATGTAACTGCATTTCTAACTTGGTTTATAGAGGATTATCCCCACAGCAAAAGAATCCTTTTAGAAAGTCCTGATTTTTCGCAAACATTCATATAACCAAATTTACTAATGCGGTACCTGATCGACATCGGCCATCCCGCCCATGTGCATCTTTTCAAGCATTTTGCCCATGAGATGAGCAGCCGCGGCCACAGGGTTTTCTTTACCTGCCGCAGCAGGGAGTTTGTAACGGAGTTGCTGGAGCATGAGGGGTTTGCTTACACCTGCTTAGGCCGCAATTACACCACAACAGCAGGGAAGCTGTGGGGGCTGTTCCGGTTCACCTCGCTGCTCTTCAGGGTCAGCCGCCAGTTCAAACCCGATCTCCTCCTCAGCCACAGTTCGATGTATGCTGCCTTTACGGCTTTTTTGCTGCGCCGGCCCCACATCTCCTTCGAGGACACGTTCAACTTCGAGCAGATCAGGCTTTACCAGCCCTTCACCAAAGCCATCCTCACCGCCACCTACGACCACCCCCTAAAATCCAATAAGGTCGTCCGCTACCCCGGCTACCACGAACTCGCCTACCTCCACCCCAACCGCTTCACCCCTGATCCCTCAGTCCTCAGCGAATTATTTTTGCAGAGCACATCGCCTAAAAATTCCCAATCGAAGCTTGAATCTGCGTCCCCCTCCGAAGAATGGGTCTGCGAGGGAGGCACGACCGAAGCAGCCTCACGCAAACTAACATTTGTCGCCCCTCCGGGGAATGACTATTGCAGCTCAATCAACGATTGTGTCTGCGATCCCGCGCAAGCGGGAGAAGCAGCCTCAACCCCAAACAAATTCATCATCCTCCGTTTCGTCTCCTGGTCCGCCTCACATGATATCGGCCACAACGGCATGACCCTTGGAAACAAGATTGCCGCAGTAAACTCATTCTCTGCCCACGCAAAGGTTTTTATCAGCGCTGAATCTCCCCTTCCCCCACTCCTTGAGCCTTACCGTTTCCCCCTACCACCCCACCGCATGCACCACGCCATCGCCTTTGCATCACTCGTTTTTGGCGAAAGTGCCACCATGGCCTCCGAAGCCGCCATGCTTGGCGTCCCCGCCATCTACCTCGACAACACCGGCAGGCTTTACACCCGGGAGCAGGAAGAAAAGTACGGCCTCGTCTTCAACTACACCGAGAGCGAACAAGACCAGCAACGCGCCATCGCCAAAGGAGTGGAACTACTTACCA is part of the Bacteroidales bacterium genome and encodes:
- a CDS encoding DUF354 domain-containing protein; translated protein: MKRIIFDIGHPAQVHNFKHLYRVLVNKGWKGLFTTKDKDVTIALLEKYNLPYIVIGKSGQGIINKVLGLLRDLSNFIKILGQFKPDIIVCRFSIHSVWGAKIKGIPVIGLADTEHTKLVDWITIPFSSAKLTSTSYWKNLGTNHFRFRGNIELFYLHPNRYTPPPAAIPELSLKQGQKYVLIRFVSWGAHHDIGQKGFTLATKIKIVELLAPDFKIFISSEGELPVGISQYQVKFSPDKIHDVLAHAALYIGEGASMASEAAVLGIPSVYVNTLDVGYVLDEAKAGLVFNFRDEKGVIVQIKELMQQNDLQKSFREKRAEFLKDKIDVTAFLTWFIEDYPHSKRILLESPDFSQTFI
- a CDS encoding DUF354 domain-containing protein, yielding MRYLIDIGHPAHVHLFKHFAHEMSSRGHRVFFTCRSREFVTELLEHEGFAYTCLGRNYTTTAGKLWGLFRFTSLLFRVSRQFKPDLLLSHSSMYAAFTAFLLRRPHISFEDTFNFEQIRLYQPFTKAILTATYDHPLKSNKVVRYPGYHELAYLHPNRFTPDPSVLSELFLQSTSPKNSQSKLESASPSEEWVCEGGTTEAASRKLTFVAPPGNDYCSSINDCVCDPAQAGEAASTPNKFIILRFVSWSASHDIGHNGMTLGNKIAAVNSFSAHAKVFISAESPLPPLLEPYRFPLPPHRMHHAIAFASLVFGESATMASEAAMLGVPAIYLDNTGRLYTREQEEKYGLVFNYTESEQDQQRAIAKGVELLTTPGIKEKWHQKRARMLGEKIDVTEWLVDFVEEFYNKGRPG